One genomic window of Saccopteryx bilineata isolate mSacBil1 chromosome 4, mSacBil1_pri_phased_curated, whole genome shotgun sequence includes the following:
- the SEPTIN8 gene encoding septin-8 isoform X9 — protein sequence MAATDLERFSQNAEPEPRSLSLGGHVGFDSLPDQLVSKSVTQGFSFNILCVGETGIGKSTLMNTLFNTTFETEEASHHEECVHLRPQTYDLQESNVQLKLTIVDAVGFGDQINKDESYRPIVDYIDAQFENYLQEELKIRRSLFDYHDTRIHVCLYFITPTGHSLKSLDLVTMKKLDSKVNIIPIIAKADTISKSELHKFKIKIMGELVSNGVQIYQFPTDDEAVAEINAVMNAHLPFAVVGSTEEVKVGNKLVRARQYPWGVVQVENENHCDFVKLREMLIRVNMEDLREQTHSRHYELYRRCKLEEMGFQDSDGDSQPFSLQETYEAKRKEFLSELQRKEEEMRQMFVNKVKETELELKEKERELHEKFEHLKRVHQEEKRRVEEKRRELEEETNAFNRRKAAAEALQSQALHTTLQQPLRKDKDKKKC from the exons CAGAATGCGGAGCCAGAGCCCCGGAGCCTCTCCCTGGGCGGCCATGTGGGCTTCGACAGCCTCCCTGACCAGCTGGTCAGCAAATCGGTCACGCAGGGCTTCAGCTTCAACATCCTCTGTGTGG GGGAGACCGGCATTGGCAAGTCCACACTGATGAACACACTTTTCAACACGACTTTTGAGACTGAGGAAGCCAGTCACCACGAGGAGTGTGTGCACCTGCGCCCCCAGACCTACGACCTCCAGGAGAGCAACGTGCAGCTCAAGCTGACCATCGTGGACGCTGTGGGCTTCGGAGATCAGATCAATAAGGATGAGAG TTACAGGCCCATTGTCGACTACATCGATGCGCAGTTTGAAAACTATCTGCAGGAGGAGCTGAAGATCCGCCGCTCACTCTTTGACTACCACGACACGAGGATCCACGTGTGTCTCTACTTCATCACGCCCACTGGCCACTCCCTCAAGTCCTTGGACCTGGTGACCATGAAGAAATTGGACAGCAAG GTAAACATTATTCCCATCATTGCCAAGGCTGACACCATCTCCAAGAGTGAGCTCCACAAGTTCAAGATCAAGATCATGGGCGAGCTGGTCAGCAATGGGGTCCAGATCTACCAGTTTCCCACTGATGATGAGGCTGTTGCTGAGATTAATGCAGTCATGAAT GCACACCTGCCCTTTGCCGTGGTCGGCAGCACGGAGGAGGTGAAGGTGGGGAACAAGCTGGTCCGAGCACGGCAATACCCATGGGGAGTGGTGCAGG TGGAGAACGAGAATCACTGCGACTTTGTGAAGCTGCGGGAGATGCTGATCCGGGTGAACATGGAGGACCTCCGCGAGCAGACCCACAGCCGGCACTACGAGCTCTACCGCCGCTGCAAACTGGAGGAGATGGGCTTCCAAGACAGCGATGGGGACAGCCAGCCCTTCAG CCTGCAGGAAACGTACGAGGCCAAGAGGAAGGAGTTCCTGAGTGAGctgcagaggaaggaggaggagatgagGCAGATGTTCGTCAACAAAGTGAAGGAGACGGAGCTGGAgctgaaggagaaggagagggag CTCCACGAGAAGTTTGAGCACCTCAAGCGAGTCCACCAGGAGGAGAAGCGCAGGGTGGAGGAGAAGCgcagggagctggaggaggagacaAATGCCTTCAACCGCAGGAAGGCAGCCGCGGAGGCCCTGCAGTCTCAGGCCCTGCACACCACCCTGCAGCAGCCCCTGAGGAAGGACAAGGACAAGAAGAA GTGTTGA
- the SEPTIN8 gene encoding septin-8 isoform X6, which translates to MAATDLERFSQNAEPEPRSLSLGGHVGFDSLPDQLVSKSVTQGFSFNILCVGETGIGKSTLMNTLFNTTFETEEASHHEECVHLRPQTYDLQESNVQLKLTIVDAVGFGDQINKDESYRPIVDYIDAQFENYLQEELKIRRSLFDYHDTRIHVCLYFITPTGHSLKSLDLVTMKKLDSKVNIIPIIAKADTISKSELHKFKIKIMGELVSNGVQIYQFPTDDEAVAEINAVMNAHLPFAVVGSTEEVKVGNKLVRARQYPWGVVQVENENHCDFVKLREMLIRVNMEDLREQTHSRHYELYRRCKLEEMGFQDSDGDSQPFSLQETYEAKRKEFLSELQRKEEEMRQMFVNKVKETELELKEKERELHEKFEHLKRVHQEEKRRVEEKRRELEEETNAFNRRKAAAEALQSQALHTTLQQPLRKDKDKKKASGWASIYSVTIP; encoded by the exons CAGAATGCGGAGCCAGAGCCCCGGAGCCTCTCCCTGGGCGGCCATGTGGGCTTCGACAGCCTCCCTGACCAGCTGGTCAGCAAATCGGTCACGCAGGGCTTCAGCTTCAACATCCTCTGTGTGG GGGAGACCGGCATTGGCAAGTCCACACTGATGAACACACTTTTCAACACGACTTTTGAGACTGAGGAAGCCAGTCACCACGAGGAGTGTGTGCACCTGCGCCCCCAGACCTACGACCTCCAGGAGAGCAACGTGCAGCTCAAGCTGACCATCGTGGACGCTGTGGGCTTCGGAGATCAGATCAATAAGGATGAGAG TTACAGGCCCATTGTCGACTACATCGATGCGCAGTTTGAAAACTATCTGCAGGAGGAGCTGAAGATCCGCCGCTCACTCTTTGACTACCACGACACGAGGATCCACGTGTGTCTCTACTTCATCACGCCCACTGGCCACTCCCTCAAGTCCTTGGACCTGGTGACCATGAAGAAATTGGACAGCAAG GTAAACATTATTCCCATCATTGCCAAGGCTGACACCATCTCCAAGAGTGAGCTCCACAAGTTCAAGATCAAGATCATGGGCGAGCTGGTCAGCAATGGGGTCCAGATCTACCAGTTTCCCACTGATGATGAGGCTGTTGCTGAGATTAATGCAGTCATGAAT GCACACCTGCCCTTTGCCGTGGTCGGCAGCACGGAGGAGGTGAAGGTGGGGAACAAGCTGGTCCGAGCACGGCAATACCCATGGGGAGTGGTGCAGG TGGAGAACGAGAATCACTGCGACTTTGTGAAGCTGCGGGAGATGCTGATCCGGGTGAACATGGAGGACCTCCGCGAGCAGACCCACAGCCGGCACTACGAGCTCTACCGCCGCTGCAAACTGGAGGAGATGGGCTTCCAAGACAGCGATGGGGACAGCCAGCCCTTCAG CCTGCAGGAAACGTACGAGGCCAAGAGGAAGGAGTTCCTGAGTGAGctgcagaggaaggaggaggagatgagGCAGATGTTCGTCAACAAAGTGAAGGAGACGGAGCTGGAgctgaaggagaaggagagggag CTCCACGAGAAGTTTGAGCACCTCAAGCGAGTCCACCAGGAGGAGAAGCGCAGGGTGGAGGAGAAGCgcagggagctggaggaggagacaAATGCCTTCAACCGCAGGAAGGCAGCCGCGGAGGCCCTGCAGTCTCAGGCCCTGCACACCACCCTGCAGCAGCCCCTGAGGAAGGACAAGGACAAGAAGAA agccaGTGGCTGGGCTTCCATTTACAGTGTCACTATTCCTTGA
- the SEPTIN8 gene encoding septin-8 isoform X3: MAATDLERFSQNAEPEPRSLSLGGHVGFDSLPDQLVSKSVTQGFSFNILCVGETGIGKSTLMNTLFNTTFETEEASHHEECVHLRPQTYDLQESNVQLKLTIVDAVGFGDQINKDESYRPIVDYIDAQFENYLQEELKIRRSLFDYHDTRIHVCLYFITPTGHSLKSLDLVTMKKLDSKVNIIPIIAKADTISKSELHKFKIKIMGELVSNGVQIYQFPTDDEAVAEINAVMNAHLPFAVVGSTEEVKVGNKLVRARQYPWGVVQVENENHCDFVKLREMLIRVNMEDLREQTHSRHYELYRRCKLEEMGFQDSDGDSQPFSLQETYEAKRKEFLSELQRKEEEMRQMFVNKVKETELELKEKERELHEKFEHLKRVHQEEKRRVEEKRRELEEETNAFNRRKAAAEALQSQALHTTLQQPLRKDKDKKKSDIGAHQSGMSLSNSKVMMTKASVEPLNCSSWWPAIQCCSCLVRDATWREGFL, encoded by the exons CAGAATGCGGAGCCAGAGCCCCGGAGCCTCTCCCTGGGCGGCCATGTGGGCTTCGACAGCCTCCCTGACCAGCTGGTCAGCAAATCGGTCACGCAGGGCTTCAGCTTCAACATCCTCTGTGTGG GGGAGACCGGCATTGGCAAGTCCACACTGATGAACACACTTTTCAACACGACTTTTGAGACTGAGGAAGCCAGTCACCACGAGGAGTGTGTGCACCTGCGCCCCCAGACCTACGACCTCCAGGAGAGCAACGTGCAGCTCAAGCTGACCATCGTGGACGCTGTGGGCTTCGGAGATCAGATCAATAAGGATGAGAG TTACAGGCCCATTGTCGACTACATCGATGCGCAGTTTGAAAACTATCTGCAGGAGGAGCTGAAGATCCGCCGCTCACTCTTTGACTACCACGACACGAGGATCCACGTGTGTCTCTACTTCATCACGCCCACTGGCCACTCCCTCAAGTCCTTGGACCTGGTGACCATGAAGAAATTGGACAGCAAG GTAAACATTATTCCCATCATTGCCAAGGCTGACACCATCTCCAAGAGTGAGCTCCACAAGTTCAAGATCAAGATCATGGGCGAGCTGGTCAGCAATGGGGTCCAGATCTACCAGTTTCCCACTGATGATGAGGCTGTTGCTGAGATTAATGCAGTCATGAAT GCACACCTGCCCTTTGCCGTGGTCGGCAGCACGGAGGAGGTGAAGGTGGGGAACAAGCTGGTCCGAGCACGGCAATACCCATGGGGAGTGGTGCAGG TGGAGAACGAGAATCACTGCGACTTTGTGAAGCTGCGGGAGATGCTGATCCGGGTGAACATGGAGGACCTCCGCGAGCAGACCCACAGCCGGCACTACGAGCTCTACCGCCGCTGCAAACTGGAGGAGATGGGCTTCCAAGACAGCGATGGGGACAGCCAGCCCTTCAG CCTGCAGGAAACGTACGAGGCCAAGAGGAAGGAGTTCCTGAGTGAGctgcagaggaaggaggaggagatgagGCAGATGTTCGTCAACAAAGTGAAGGAGACGGAGCTGGAgctgaaggagaaggagagggag CTCCACGAGAAGTTTGAGCACCTCAAGCGAGTCCACCAGGAGGAGAAGCGCAGGGTGGAGGAGAAGCgcagggagctggaggaggagacaAATGCCTTCAACCGCAGGAAGGCAGCCGCGGAGGCCCTGCAGTCTCAGGCCCTGCACACCACCCTGCAGCAGCCCCTGAGGAAGGACAAGGACAAGAAGAA ATCAGATATAGGAGCACACCAGTCGGGCATGAGCCTCTCCAACTCTAAGGTGATGATGACCAAGGCCAGTGTGGAGCCCTTGAACTGCAGCAGTTGGTGGCCCGCCATACAGTGCTGCAGCTGCTTGGTCAGGGATGCAACGTGGAGGGAAGGATTCCTTTGA
- the SEPTIN8 gene encoding septin-8 isoform X10, with the protein MAATDLERFSQNAEPEPRSLSLGGHVGFDSLPDQLVSKSVTQGFSFNILCVGETGIGKSTLMNTLFNTTFETEEASHHEECVHLRPQTYDLQESNVQLKLTIVDAVGFGDQINKDESYRPIVDYIDAQFENYLQEELKIRRSLFDYHDTRIHVCLYFITPTGHSLKSLDLVTMKKLDSKVNIIPIIAKADTISKSELHKFKIKIMGELVSNGVQIYQFPTDDEAVAEINAVMNAHLPFAVVGSTEEVKVGNKLVRARQYPWGVVQVENENHCDFVKLREMLIRVNMEDLREQTHSRHYELYRRCKLEEMGFQDSDGDSQPFSLQETYEAKRKEFLSELQRKEEEMRQMFVNKVKETELELKEKERELHEKFEHLKRVHQEEKRRVEEKRRELEEETNAFNRRKAAAEALQSQALHTTLQQPLRKDKDKKN; encoded by the exons CAGAATGCGGAGCCAGAGCCCCGGAGCCTCTCCCTGGGCGGCCATGTGGGCTTCGACAGCCTCCCTGACCAGCTGGTCAGCAAATCGGTCACGCAGGGCTTCAGCTTCAACATCCTCTGTGTGG GGGAGACCGGCATTGGCAAGTCCACACTGATGAACACACTTTTCAACACGACTTTTGAGACTGAGGAAGCCAGTCACCACGAGGAGTGTGTGCACCTGCGCCCCCAGACCTACGACCTCCAGGAGAGCAACGTGCAGCTCAAGCTGACCATCGTGGACGCTGTGGGCTTCGGAGATCAGATCAATAAGGATGAGAG TTACAGGCCCATTGTCGACTACATCGATGCGCAGTTTGAAAACTATCTGCAGGAGGAGCTGAAGATCCGCCGCTCACTCTTTGACTACCACGACACGAGGATCCACGTGTGTCTCTACTTCATCACGCCCACTGGCCACTCCCTCAAGTCCTTGGACCTGGTGACCATGAAGAAATTGGACAGCAAG GTAAACATTATTCCCATCATTGCCAAGGCTGACACCATCTCCAAGAGTGAGCTCCACAAGTTCAAGATCAAGATCATGGGCGAGCTGGTCAGCAATGGGGTCCAGATCTACCAGTTTCCCACTGATGATGAGGCTGTTGCTGAGATTAATGCAGTCATGAAT GCACACCTGCCCTTTGCCGTGGTCGGCAGCACGGAGGAGGTGAAGGTGGGGAACAAGCTGGTCCGAGCACGGCAATACCCATGGGGAGTGGTGCAGG TGGAGAACGAGAATCACTGCGACTTTGTGAAGCTGCGGGAGATGCTGATCCGGGTGAACATGGAGGACCTCCGCGAGCAGACCCACAGCCGGCACTACGAGCTCTACCGCCGCTGCAAACTGGAGGAGATGGGCTTCCAAGACAGCGATGGGGACAGCCAGCCCTTCAG CCTGCAGGAAACGTACGAGGCCAAGAGGAAGGAGTTCCTGAGTGAGctgcagaggaaggaggaggagatgagGCAGATGTTCGTCAACAAAGTGAAGGAGACGGAGCTGGAgctgaaggagaaggagagggag CTCCACGAGAAGTTTGAGCACCTCAAGCGAGTCCACCAGGAGGAGAAGCGCAGGGTGGAGGAGAAGCgcagggagctggaggaggagacaAATGCCTTCAACCGCAGGAAGGCAGCCGCGGAGGCCCTGCAGTCTCAGGCCCTGCACACCACCCTGCAGCAGCCCCTGAGGAAGGACAAGGACAAGAAGAA ttaa
- the SEPTIN8 gene encoding septin-8 isoform X8, with the protein MAATDLERFSQNAEPEPRSLSLGGHVGFDSLPDQLVSKSVTQGFSFNILCVGETGIGKSTLMNTLFNTTFETEEASHHEECVHLRPQTYDLQESNVQLKLTIVDAVGFGDQINKDERPIVDYIDAQFENYLQEELKIRRSLFDYHDTRIHVCLYFITPTGHSLKSLDLVTMKKLDSKVNIIPIIAKADTISKSELHKFKIKIMGELVSNGVQIYQFPTDDEAVAEINAVMNAHLPFAVVGSTEEVKVGNKLVRARQYPWGVVQVENENHCDFVKLREMLIRVNMEDLREQTHSRHYELYRRCKLEEMGFQDSDGDSQPFSLQETYEAKRKEFLSELQRKEEEMRQMFVNKVKETELELKEKERELHEKFEHLKRVHQEEKRRVEEKRRELEEETNAFNRRKAAAEALQSQALHTTLQQPLRKDKDKKKASGWASIYSVTIP; encoded by the exons CAGAATGCGGAGCCAGAGCCCCGGAGCCTCTCCCTGGGCGGCCATGTGGGCTTCGACAGCCTCCCTGACCAGCTGGTCAGCAAATCGGTCACGCAGGGCTTCAGCTTCAACATCCTCTGTGTGG GGGAGACCGGCATTGGCAAGTCCACACTGATGAACACACTTTTCAACACGACTTTTGAGACTGAGGAAGCCAGTCACCACGAGGAGTGTGTGCACCTGCGCCCCCAGACCTACGACCTCCAGGAGAGCAACGTGCAGCTCAAGCTGACCATCGTGGACGCTGTGGGCTTCGGAGATCAGATCAATAAGGATGAGAG GCCCATTGTCGACTACATCGATGCGCAGTTTGAAAACTATCTGCAGGAGGAGCTGAAGATCCGCCGCTCACTCTTTGACTACCACGACACGAGGATCCACGTGTGTCTCTACTTCATCACGCCCACTGGCCACTCCCTCAAGTCCTTGGACCTGGTGACCATGAAGAAATTGGACAGCAAG GTAAACATTATTCCCATCATTGCCAAGGCTGACACCATCTCCAAGAGTGAGCTCCACAAGTTCAAGATCAAGATCATGGGCGAGCTGGTCAGCAATGGGGTCCAGATCTACCAGTTTCCCACTGATGATGAGGCTGTTGCTGAGATTAATGCAGTCATGAAT GCACACCTGCCCTTTGCCGTGGTCGGCAGCACGGAGGAGGTGAAGGTGGGGAACAAGCTGGTCCGAGCACGGCAATACCCATGGGGAGTGGTGCAGG TGGAGAACGAGAATCACTGCGACTTTGTGAAGCTGCGGGAGATGCTGATCCGGGTGAACATGGAGGACCTCCGCGAGCAGACCCACAGCCGGCACTACGAGCTCTACCGCCGCTGCAAACTGGAGGAGATGGGCTTCCAAGACAGCGATGGGGACAGCCAGCCCTTCAG CCTGCAGGAAACGTACGAGGCCAAGAGGAAGGAGTTCCTGAGTGAGctgcagaggaaggaggaggagatgagGCAGATGTTCGTCAACAAAGTGAAGGAGACGGAGCTGGAgctgaaggagaaggagagggag CTCCACGAGAAGTTTGAGCACCTCAAGCGAGTCCACCAGGAGGAGAAGCGCAGGGTGGAGGAGAAGCgcagggagctggaggaggagacaAATGCCTTCAACCGCAGGAAGGCAGCCGCGGAGGCCCTGCAGTCTCAGGCCCTGCACACCACCCTGCAGCAGCCCCTGAGGAAGGACAAGGACAAGAAGAA agccaGTGGCTGGGCTTCCATTTACAGTGTCACTATTCCTTGA
- the SEPTIN8 gene encoding septin-8 isoform X4 encodes MAATDLERFSQNAEPEPRSLSLGGHVGFDSLPDQLVSKSVTQGFSFNILCVGETGIGKSTLMNTLFNTTFETEEASHHEECVHLRPQTYDLQESNVQLKLTIVDAVGFGDQINKDERPIVDYIDAQFENYLQEELKIRRSLFDYHDTRIHVCLYFITPTGHSLKSLDLVTMKKLDSKVNIIPIIAKADTISKSELHKFKIKIMGELVSNGVQIYQFPTDDEAVAEINAVMNAHLPFAVVGSTEEVKVGNKLVRARQYPWGVVQVENENHCDFVKLREMLIRVNMEDLREQTHSRHYELYRRCKLEEMGFQDSDGDSQPFSLQETYEAKRKEFLSELQRKEEEMRQMFVNKVKETELELKEKERELHEKFEHLKRVHQEEKRRVEEKRRELEEETNAFNRRKAAAEALQSQALHTTLQQPLRKDKDKKNRSDIGAHQSGMSLSNSKVMMTKASVEPLNCSSWWPAIQCCSCLVRDATWREGFL; translated from the exons CAGAATGCGGAGCCAGAGCCCCGGAGCCTCTCCCTGGGCGGCCATGTGGGCTTCGACAGCCTCCCTGACCAGCTGGTCAGCAAATCGGTCACGCAGGGCTTCAGCTTCAACATCCTCTGTGTGG GGGAGACCGGCATTGGCAAGTCCACACTGATGAACACACTTTTCAACACGACTTTTGAGACTGAGGAAGCCAGTCACCACGAGGAGTGTGTGCACCTGCGCCCCCAGACCTACGACCTCCAGGAGAGCAACGTGCAGCTCAAGCTGACCATCGTGGACGCTGTGGGCTTCGGAGATCAGATCAATAAGGATGAGAG GCCCATTGTCGACTACATCGATGCGCAGTTTGAAAACTATCTGCAGGAGGAGCTGAAGATCCGCCGCTCACTCTTTGACTACCACGACACGAGGATCCACGTGTGTCTCTACTTCATCACGCCCACTGGCCACTCCCTCAAGTCCTTGGACCTGGTGACCATGAAGAAATTGGACAGCAAG GTAAACATTATTCCCATCATTGCCAAGGCTGACACCATCTCCAAGAGTGAGCTCCACAAGTTCAAGATCAAGATCATGGGCGAGCTGGTCAGCAATGGGGTCCAGATCTACCAGTTTCCCACTGATGATGAGGCTGTTGCTGAGATTAATGCAGTCATGAAT GCACACCTGCCCTTTGCCGTGGTCGGCAGCACGGAGGAGGTGAAGGTGGGGAACAAGCTGGTCCGAGCACGGCAATACCCATGGGGAGTGGTGCAGG TGGAGAACGAGAATCACTGCGACTTTGTGAAGCTGCGGGAGATGCTGATCCGGGTGAACATGGAGGACCTCCGCGAGCAGACCCACAGCCGGCACTACGAGCTCTACCGCCGCTGCAAACTGGAGGAGATGGGCTTCCAAGACAGCGATGGGGACAGCCAGCCCTTCAG CCTGCAGGAAACGTACGAGGCCAAGAGGAAGGAGTTCCTGAGTGAGctgcagaggaaggaggaggagatgagGCAGATGTTCGTCAACAAAGTGAAGGAGACGGAGCTGGAgctgaaggagaaggagagggag CTCCACGAGAAGTTTGAGCACCTCAAGCGAGTCCACCAGGAGGAGAAGCGCAGGGTGGAGGAGAAGCgcagggagctggaggaggagacaAATGCCTTCAACCGCAGGAAGGCAGCCGCGGAGGCCCTGCAGTCTCAGGCCCTGCACACCACCCTGCAGCAGCCCCTGAGGAAGGACAAGGACAAGAAGAA CAGATCAGATATAGGAGCACACCAGTCGGGCATGAGCCTCTCCAACTCTAAGGTGATGATGACCAAGGCCAGTGTGGAGCCCTTGAACTGCAGCAGTTGGTGGCCCGCCATACAGTGCTGCAGCTGCTTGGTCAGGGATGCAACGTGGAGGGAAGGATTCCTTTGA
- the SEPTIN8 gene encoding septin-8 isoform X5: MAATDLERFSQNAEPEPRSLSLGGHVGFDSLPDQLVSKSVTQGFSFNILCVGETGIGKSTLMNTLFNTTFETEEASHHEECVHLRPQTYDLQESNVQLKLTIVDAVGFGDQINKDESYRPIVDYIDAQFENYLQEELKIRRSLFDYHDTRIHVCLYFITPTGHSLKSLDLVTMKKLDSKVNIIPIIAKADTISKSELHKFKIKIMGELVSNGVQIYQFPTDDEAVAEINAVMNAHLPFAVVGSTEEVKVGNKLVRARQYPWGVVQVENENHCDFVKLREMLIRVNMEDLREQTHSRHYELYRRCKLEEMGFQDSDGDSQPFSLQETYEAKRKEFLSELQRKEEEMRQMFVNKVKETELELKEKERELHEKFEHLKRVHQEEKRRVEEKRRELEEETNAFNRRKAAAEALQSQALHTTLQQPLRKDKDKKKTKSWLSPALLRWCSI; this comes from the exons CAGAATGCGGAGCCAGAGCCCCGGAGCCTCTCCCTGGGCGGCCATGTGGGCTTCGACAGCCTCCCTGACCAGCTGGTCAGCAAATCGGTCACGCAGGGCTTCAGCTTCAACATCCTCTGTGTGG GGGAGACCGGCATTGGCAAGTCCACACTGATGAACACACTTTTCAACACGACTTTTGAGACTGAGGAAGCCAGTCACCACGAGGAGTGTGTGCACCTGCGCCCCCAGACCTACGACCTCCAGGAGAGCAACGTGCAGCTCAAGCTGACCATCGTGGACGCTGTGGGCTTCGGAGATCAGATCAATAAGGATGAGAG TTACAGGCCCATTGTCGACTACATCGATGCGCAGTTTGAAAACTATCTGCAGGAGGAGCTGAAGATCCGCCGCTCACTCTTTGACTACCACGACACGAGGATCCACGTGTGTCTCTACTTCATCACGCCCACTGGCCACTCCCTCAAGTCCTTGGACCTGGTGACCATGAAGAAATTGGACAGCAAG GTAAACATTATTCCCATCATTGCCAAGGCTGACACCATCTCCAAGAGTGAGCTCCACAAGTTCAAGATCAAGATCATGGGCGAGCTGGTCAGCAATGGGGTCCAGATCTACCAGTTTCCCACTGATGATGAGGCTGTTGCTGAGATTAATGCAGTCATGAAT GCACACCTGCCCTTTGCCGTGGTCGGCAGCACGGAGGAGGTGAAGGTGGGGAACAAGCTGGTCCGAGCACGGCAATACCCATGGGGAGTGGTGCAGG TGGAGAACGAGAATCACTGCGACTTTGTGAAGCTGCGGGAGATGCTGATCCGGGTGAACATGGAGGACCTCCGCGAGCAGACCCACAGCCGGCACTACGAGCTCTACCGCCGCTGCAAACTGGAGGAGATGGGCTTCCAAGACAGCGATGGGGACAGCCAGCCCTTCAG CCTGCAGGAAACGTACGAGGCCAAGAGGAAGGAGTTCCTGAGTGAGctgcagaggaaggaggaggagatgagGCAGATGTTCGTCAACAAAGTGAAGGAGACGGAGCTGGAgctgaaggagaaggagagggag CTCCACGAGAAGTTTGAGCACCTCAAGCGAGTCCACCAGGAGGAGAAGCGCAGGGTGGAGGAGAAGCgcagggagctggaggaggagacaAATGCCTTCAACCGCAGGAAGGCAGCCGCGGAGGCCCTGCAGTCTCAGGCCCTGCACACCACCCTGCAGCAGCCCCTGAGGAAGGACAAGGACAAGAAGAA GACCAAGTCCTGGCTCTCTCCTGCCCTTCTGAGATGGTGCTCCATATAG
- the SEPTIN8 gene encoding septin-8 isoform X1 — MAATDLERFSQNAEPEPRSLSLGGHVGFDSLPDQLVSKSVTQGFSFNILCVGETGIGKSTLMNTLFNTTFETEEASHHEECVHLRPQTYDLQESNVQLKLTIVDAVGFGDQINKDESYRPIVDYIDAQFENYLQEELKIRRSLFDYHDTRIHVCLYFITPTGHSLKSLDLVTMKKLDSKVNIIPIIAKADTISKSELHKFKIKIMGELVSNGVQIYQFPTDDEAVAEINAVMNAHLPFAVVGSTEEVKVGNKLVRARQYPWGVVQVENENHCDFVKLREMLIRVNMEDLREQTHSRHYELYRRCKLEEMGFQDSDGDSQPFSLQETYEAKRKEFLSELQRKEEEMRQMFVNKVKETELELKEKERELHEKFEHLKRVHQEEKRRVEEKRRELEEETNAFNRRKAAAEALQSQALHTTLQQPLRKDKDKKNRSDIGAHQSGMSLSNSKVMMTKASVEPLNCSSWWPAIQCCSCLVRDATWREGFL; from the exons CAGAATGCGGAGCCAGAGCCCCGGAGCCTCTCCCTGGGCGGCCATGTGGGCTTCGACAGCCTCCCTGACCAGCTGGTCAGCAAATCGGTCACGCAGGGCTTCAGCTTCAACATCCTCTGTGTGG GGGAGACCGGCATTGGCAAGTCCACACTGATGAACACACTTTTCAACACGACTTTTGAGACTGAGGAAGCCAGTCACCACGAGGAGTGTGTGCACCTGCGCCCCCAGACCTACGACCTCCAGGAGAGCAACGTGCAGCTCAAGCTGACCATCGTGGACGCTGTGGGCTTCGGAGATCAGATCAATAAGGATGAGAG TTACAGGCCCATTGTCGACTACATCGATGCGCAGTTTGAAAACTATCTGCAGGAGGAGCTGAAGATCCGCCGCTCACTCTTTGACTACCACGACACGAGGATCCACGTGTGTCTCTACTTCATCACGCCCACTGGCCACTCCCTCAAGTCCTTGGACCTGGTGACCATGAAGAAATTGGACAGCAAG GTAAACATTATTCCCATCATTGCCAAGGCTGACACCATCTCCAAGAGTGAGCTCCACAAGTTCAAGATCAAGATCATGGGCGAGCTGGTCAGCAATGGGGTCCAGATCTACCAGTTTCCCACTGATGATGAGGCTGTTGCTGAGATTAATGCAGTCATGAAT GCACACCTGCCCTTTGCCGTGGTCGGCAGCACGGAGGAGGTGAAGGTGGGGAACAAGCTGGTCCGAGCACGGCAATACCCATGGGGAGTGGTGCAGG TGGAGAACGAGAATCACTGCGACTTTGTGAAGCTGCGGGAGATGCTGATCCGGGTGAACATGGAGGACCTCCGCGAGCAGACCCACAGCCGGCACTACGAGCTCTACCGCCGCTGCAAACTGGAGGAGATGGGCTTCCAAGACAGCGATGGGGACAGCCAGCCCTTCAG CCTGCAGGAAACGTACGAGGCCAAGAGGAAGGAGTTCCTGAGTGAGctgcagaggaaggaggaggagatgagGCAGATGTTCGTCAACAAAGTGAAGGAGACGGAGCTGGAgctgaaggagaaggagagggag CTCCACGAGAAGTTTGAGCACCTCAAGCGAGTCCACCAGGAGGAGAAGCGCAGGGTGGAGGAGAAGCgcagggagctggaggaggagacaAATGCCTTCAACCGCAGGAAGGCAGCCGCGGAGGCCCTGCAGTCTCAGGCCCTGCACACCACCCTGCAGCAGCCCCTGAGGAAGGACAAGGACAAGAAGAA CAGATCAGATATAGGAGCACACCAGTCGGGCATGAGCCTCTCCAACTCTAAGGTGATGATGACCAAGGCCAGTGTGGAGCCCTTGAACTGCAGCAGTTGGTGGCCCGCCATACAGTGCTGCAGCTGCTTGGTCAGGGATGCAACGTGGAGGGAAGGATTCCTTTGA